taatttagcgTAATAATACCTACACTTAGTACTTCCTATAGAAGCCTTTAAAATTTTGCAACACAATTTTGGCCACCAACACCATAACCCTTAAGGCTTCTTCACACAGGAGCGTTTTCCggacggggcgtgagcggggcgcgccgcttttacatataaaacgctgacgccgcgctcacgccccgccaggaaaacgcgcctgtgtgacgaagccctTAGTATTAATATTAGATCATTTTCATTTCGATCCACTGGAAGAAACTTGCTTCTACTCATCAAAAATgtattaataggtacttagtagAAGAGAGGGCCTGTAACCTGGAGGAGTTCAAACCAAAATGCTCAGAAATAGCTTTTGGTTCTACCCTAGTATGACTTATTGCGATGTCGCGTGCGTTCCGAATGCATGTGCAGTACCTAAGTTGCACGCGATAGCGCAAGTTATTGGGATTGAGGTATTGTGGGTTAAGGATTGGATTTCAAACATCTTTTCATTTAAGTCTTTCTAAACCTACCTTCAAAGGTCTATCAGTAATATCAGTGTACCTATCTAAATCACGCGATTTTATCTGCGTCATTCAAGATGAATCACTGTGTATAATCTGTATTTTATAACACCTACACAAAGTGACTTATTTTCATGAGATATGGTAAATTTATATACTTACTCTTGGACAACATATGTTTACTTATCTACAAATTGACAAGCCGAAGCTAACGTGACTTTATTTTTATGTCACGTAAGCTCGCACAGTGTCATTGGCCGCCGGCATCATGGGCGAGACAGCAATAGGTGCTTCAGAAATAGGCACAGGCGGGGGTCAATGAACGAAATTCTTTGCGCTAAGCGTTCCTTCTTTAGTGTCGAGGAGCTGTGGCTCGCATGCGGCGCACGCGTCGCTCAGTATGCGCGGGAGCACTCGCACTCTCGCCGACACGGATGTAAAAACAACCGAAATAAATCAGACTCTGTTTGATTCACTCGTTTGCTCCCTAGGTAGTTTATACCTACTACTTAGAATTTAGATTTTCAAGATATTCCTATGGATACAATCTCGTTGATACAAACAATTTTACGGGACCCAATTGTACACTCctttatacatatgtacctacttatgtgtacgtacgtacctattttggttatgtagcataatttctaaaataaaatttcctaagtacgaaattcctaaagacagaacatcgaaaatcaaaatgtctaatgtacgaaattcctaaagatacatgtcctacggttaatcaacctactatttaaataaatgtctaaagtacaatactgctagtgcacgaaaatactaacgatcttttttcctacgttcagttgacctaagtttaaaatgtataaactgcgaaatttctaacgacatttgtcctacgtttagctgaccttaGCTTAAAGAGTCAAACGTACGcaactttattttcaaaaaactccctttacaacttaactagacggagccccgcttcgcagggctcctatttctgggtggtttgcccttcgggcatctgaagctacgtAACGAACCTAATCTGCCTACCTCCCTACGCTTTTTCCCCCAaactgttttcacggacgtcacactaaactaaatcaataggtaggtaggtaggtccgTCAACTTAGGGTAAGAAGGAAATGTTCTCGGAAATATTGATTTTCAATATATTGTGgttaggctttttgaacgtagatattttgagcactagACATATTGAATTTCAAAGTATTGTCCTTAGGTACTTATTGTGTACAAAGGAATATTGATTTTCGAAAATGAGATCGTTCGATTTAAAGTGTATTAGGACAtgcgtctttaggaatttcgtacattagacattttgattttcgatgttctgttttaggaatttcgtacttaggaaatgtgattttagaaattatgctataCATATAACCCCTGTTTTCTATCCTCAGCTGTTTGAAACGTATTTTTTCGTAACCGCTAccttacttctgggtttcacgTAGTTTACGTGAGCGTAATGAGTGATGTGTGTCGCCAAAGTCAACGTTTAAAAATTATGTTAACTCTGATATATAATTATTGAGAATCAGAAAAGTTACGTCCTAAGTATGTGGTGGCCTGCCCTGAACCTGGAGCATTTCAAAAGCACGTAACGGCTGCTTTCGAgcctataatttatttttattgatgcTGTACATTGCAGAAATGAAATCAGTGGATAGTTTAAATGATATTAATCAATTAGGGTCGAACATAAAAGTCGGCTGCATTTGAACGGCTCTAGGCTTAGGGCACAGGCAACCGATTTTTTTCCTTCACGGGATCATTACTACCTTCCAATGGGATACTATCCTCTCGAAACTCATAAGTTTCATCATGATACTCGGTGAAGTTTATACCTGATTAGTTGGGTTGGGTAATAGCCATCGTAACTTGTAGCAAAGACATGTAACATGTacgagaatagatagtatacgAACTTcgtatactatctattctctttgcttgtagctaaataatattatgtctgATATTCTCAAAGTGTTCAGTGTTACCCTCTGTGTATTGCGTAAGTGGAACTATAATTTACAATACGTCGCTATTTATTATTACTCTATCTTTCTTACGATAGCATGTGTGATAATAATAGTAGGCGTCGATTGCATGAGGACGATGATAACTGCATACGCCTAATATGTATCTAATACAACTGCTCGTAATTGAACGGTTTATATGAATTCTAAATTTGGTTTATTTGGTATTTTCTTTGAAAAAATCCTGCGTACGTCTAGCCAACGAAACTCCTTGCAAAGGGCTCCATAGACCTTGTAACAAATCGCATACAATTTTCGATGCTAAGTGCCGCAAGCCGCAATGTATCGAAAGTTGCATGCGATATTTAACTGTaacggtcaaggaatttaatgtATTGACAagttgtcacagtgacaacagTATGAATGATGTGAGGTTTCTGTATCTATAGTGACTTTCACATTGATTGTCACGCTGACAATAAGTACGAAATGGTTGAAAGTAATTTATTTGACTGtacattaaattacattataagaaaaacCTCGTGAACGAGTTGAACGAGTGCGAAATTTGTTTTGAGTAGCCAGCCTACGTGACAGTCGTGCACTTTAAACGCTGTGACGTGCGTTCGCGGAATCAAACACGATCGGAATGTCCACAGAAGTATGCCTACACGGGCATTCTGAATTTCTAATACGATGAAAAAGAATATTAACTACAGACACGAGGTTCTAAATAAAGCActttagagcggtttcgcactacgtccgatccgaatccgatccgaacccgtgaaaatatgggtctaactcggaccgaattcggatattcgcagtgcgcgagcgttcatacaaataatactaaggcTACTTCGGTCCATCAAAAATCTTCTCTggaatggagattctagaatgacggaaagaaatcggatgacggatatcggatgtagtgcgtaacttaccatagaaatagttctacggctacaacggaccatattttcacgggttcggatcggacgtagagCGAAACCGCTCTAGTGGTAAACTACTTAGGTACACTATTATCATATCTTTGTAGGTATACACAACATTTTGCTGTGTCTACCTGTGTATCATCTCTCCACCGTagaatacttaaatattatcCACAGCTAAAACCTAACCACATTAGCACAGTATTAACTCAGCAGGGCGCGCCAAATCCCCCTCCCTCTACTATAACCACTCCCCCCCTTCAGCCGCGTGTCAAGGTcgccgcgcccgcgcagccTCCGCGCCGACGCTTCATCTCATCTCTGTCTAATGTTAGCATCGTGCAGGTAAGATTACTCATCAAGTCATAACTGATCAATACTTTAGttagaatattttgtttttgctAAGgattcgtcacacaggcgcgttttccgggcgggacgtgagcggggcgcgccgcttttacatataaaacgctcacgccccgttcACGCcgcgcctggaaaacgcgcctgtgtgacgaagcctttaaacttgtgtgtacagtcagcagcagaagttgctaagcgggcgaggtgttcaaaattaccttgacacgctcttattctcttaacaataaagtcgcgtcaagatcattttgaacatctcgcccgcttagcaacttctgctgctgactgtacaacaaaCATCTTACAAATCTTTCTACACGCTGCAAGAGTTTTTTTGATGAGGTATTCATTTCCggacaatacctacttatttacattCTGGGCTGACTGCTGACtaatagcaggcgtgtctcactccgcgatttcgtcgctttgctacaggtagctaaaagtacatccgttcggccccaattttggggaaagccataagccgcgcgtggcgctgtcgccacctagcggccatatctgtgctgatcgtaacaggcgcgttttgttagagagtgagtcttctgtacctagtactattatttattctgtgctaatagTGGCTATAGCCAAAATAGGTATCTTAGGTATACTGTGCTGTCAAAATCATGAGCAGAGTGGTTCTATCAGTTCTAACCTGACAAAGTGTGGTGATGCTACATCAAACTCCTACGAAATATGACGTTTGTAGTGCCACTTCCACACTTTCTTGTTGCACAGTGGGTCTTTGAAAGTTACCATTCCCTGTTTCAAGTTCGCGATCCCGTTGATGTCTTGTGTTCCAGAAAACCGAGTTCCGATTGAGTCAAACATTTACTATTAAACATTGACTCACAGTTTGGTTTAGCTCGTTTATTTTACTGGTAACATTAGTATATTAATCGTAATGATGTATTGCGAAACATTGTTAATTATATCTACAAGGAAAAGTCCATTTATGCGTCGATTGTATATAGGCAGTGATAATGTTTGCTTACAAACCATACTAAGCGCTTCGCTAGTTAgcaaattacataatattatgaGGCCAATTCACTcacattgtgacatcaaaatgatatctaaatgcaGTCGCGCGTGCATTACAAGTAAGTTtgaattagggtttgcacgacggatccgaaatgtatgggaatatccgcggatccggataatttaatacatttcggatccggattgcaaaccctagtttgaATTGACCCTAATGTCCGATTCCTGATTATAAGGTAGTTCTTATCAAGCCTAGTAGGTGATCCTATTCGCTTAtactcataaataaaataatgttccaTTAAGTATTGTTTGGAGCcttataaaaatatcattattttttaatttcatgccAGCTAAATTGCTAATTTTGGACCTTAATTATACAATACCACTCATGAACAAAATGTTAACAGCTGTGGCTGTAAGTAGAGTATAATTTCCAGTGGTTTCTTATGGATGGGAAGGTAAATGAAGGGCCGATTGACTCGCTATTGTCACCCAATGGTGACAATGCACTCGacccttcttcctcgcgttgtcccggcattttgccacggctcatggaagcctggggtccgcttggcaactaatcccaggaattggcgtgggcactagtttttactgtAATGTAATGAAGGGCCGCTTGACTCGCTATTGGCACCATTGTCATCACTCGACCCATTCGACGGAAAACCGCAAGGACGAACGATTATTAGTCATTATCGTACCTACTCAATTGTACCTATTGACTATTGGCCAGTTTGCTCTAACCTCTAGCTGCCCAGagtcctataaaaaggtctcctgttccattctaatttgaactttgtgttgacaaaataaaatttcattttgcttggcaaggtttgacgtatgggcggctagaggctaAACTAAGTTTTTGTATCCTAGGTACGATTTGCTAAATTACTACCTGATCTGATCCTCCTGTTTTTATACCATTTTTGCACTACGGGGTGATGGCAGTTGACCCAAAAAGACGgttgacaaatatttttttggaaaaagatTACTTGCACATGTTTTAAGGTTTAAACGGTGGTAAACACACATCTAGGGAAAATATAAAGGAAAGATATTTGGTAGATTTCTACAACACACTACACTACTTAACTGGCAAATAAAAATGCTACATTGCTACCACACAATTTTTGACTAGGTATTAATATATTAACCACATCGCTATCTAAGAATTCTTAAACCTTAACAAAAAAacaattccgaaatattttCTAATATAAAGTTTATCGATAAAGGTGCTTGAATTTTATGATCGAACGTCAAAGGGGCGTATTCAGAAACCTTGAATTATATACTAATTTTAATATCAACATGTCATTTTCAGTTGCGCGTTGCGCCAGCAGTTCAGTATTTGTACATGCGCGACAGAGATAGATCtgatattgaaattaaattgttaTCAGAGGGTAACATGCCCGTACATCACCCACTCGTTTCAGCCAAGGTATTTGAGGTTTTTTGTAGTGGGCCGATTAGATTTATTAGGGAGGCGGGCGATGTCACGGCATTTTACCTGTTTGTGATGAACAGGGCCCTCGGAGGCTCGGGTCAAATCGGGTCTCTTGCGCAACATAGCGTGCAATCAGTGACCGCCGATTATCTACCTGTTTGATTAATTCACGTTATCGCAACATTCCGACACCGATACCGGCAAACAAACGAATCCGGCGCTTTCACTTTACCCAATATACCAATAAAACCTCCACATACTTCACAACTGTTATATTTATTCAACAATAAATTgcacttaaataaattatattaactaCACATTTAGGTAATCAAGTCAAAATCCAATCAATGCACCGCATCATATAAAATAAGTGCAACAAAATGTTGCACCGGCACTTTACAGGAATTATACTAGAGGCTATGTATGTACATGCAACCTTATCATGACCATGGCAATTTGTGGGGGCGAGCTGGCAACGTCGCGCGGCGATGACACCATTATGCGCTCACAGCTTTTTCACGAGGTCGAATTTGTCCTTTAAATCCATTGGCACTTTTTTGGGGTCGAACTTTTTTTTGTTGGCGAGGTGGGCGCGCATCTCCGCGGCTGTCATTTGCAGGTTCAGGGGCACGGGCGCGCTGTCCGCGGGGGTGGGGGAGGGGGTGTTGGCCGCGGGGGCGGTCGGGGGCGCGTCCAGGTCTGGCAGCGAGTCCCCCGGAGCGGGGGCGGCCACCAGGAGCTCGGCGTCGTCGGACCGCTCCTTGATGCGCTGCACGACCTGCTTGTGGCTCTCGCCGGCGATGCTGTTTCCATTAACTTCAAGGATCCTGTCGCCGCGCTTCAGGCCCGCCGTCTCCGCCGGGGATCCTTCGTCGACCTTGCCGATGTACTGGCCAGGTTTCCCCTTTTCAGCGTGTAGGTTGAATCCGTAGCCGTCGAAGTCGGGGACTTTCCGCACGTGGCAGAGCCGGGGCTCCGGCTGAGCAGCGCCGTTGGCGGCCATGTTCGCGTGCAGGCTGGCGCGCGCGCTGGGGGCGACTGGCGCGGGCGGGGCTCCGGCGCGGCGGGGcgcgggccgcgcggcgcgggcgcggctcAGTCCAGTCCCCGCGTCGGATCCGCACGCAGCCCGCGAGTGTTTATTTGACAGTGACAGTGATTCGTGGCAAGCCTTTTGGAAACTACATATTACCAACCATGTAAGTGGCTCCCTATGTGTTTCTCAGGTCTGAAACTGTAGTTTGTTGAAAGCGGTGAAGTGGCCGGTGGCCTGCATACCTGAGATGCGGGGTCGTTGCCCCGGGTCGCAGGTAGTGTAATGAATGGAACGTTACACTTCGCACGGCTGTAGGATGCGACCTGCACACCTGACCCCCGGATGTCAACATGTCTAATAagaaaacatacctacataagtacctaatacttacctaTCCTTAATATTGTGATAAGGCTTATAATCTTCAATTAACAGCGTGTGACACATAATAAGGTGTGTAGAAAACACAAGATTTCACAAAAGTGATTTTGATTAAGGCAGCACCTGAAACATAGCAGTACATATGGTGTGATTTTCATTCTTCATTGCTACGCTTCGCTAACTCAAGACACAAAACATGATGTTTTCAGGCAGAAGATACCAAAAATAACTCCTCATTGCGCCTACCTGACCAATAAAA
The Cydia amplana chromosome 22, ilCydAmpl1.1, whole genome shotgun sequence DNA segment above includes these coding regions:
- the LOC134658349 gene encoding Na(+)/H(+) exchange regulatory cofactor NHE-RF2 translates to MAANGAAQPEPRLCHVRKVPDFDGYGFNLHAEKGKPGQYIGKVDEGSPAETAGLKRGDRILEVNGNSIAGESHKQVVQRIKERSDDAELLVAAPAPGDSLPDLDAPPTAPAANTPSPTPADSAPVPLNLQMTAAEMRAHLANKKKFDPKKVPMDLKDKFDLVKKL